A region from the Clostridium beijerinckii genome encodes:
- a CDS encoding sigma-54-dependent transcriptional regulator translates to MKMKILFIAPYLGLKELAQSVSEEYEDIQIDVYQGNYEKGPQLLKELNADEKYTALITRGGTVEACKKVTTTPIIEVYINAFDILRILKLSQGYNGKKIFLAYPSIVNSFKQLSELMGYSIESKCYFEYKNIRSIIEDLKKENYELIIGDNMVYETSQELGMNSILLTSGIESVRSAFDEAVRLCNALFKDKDQILEFNNYTDDIKMEKDNIDKFVRIFNGHEISPSFVDTVFPQTIFSQISELSNTSLPTIITGEDGMCKSDVGYLCCCFSPQKRKSLICVSCYSVPEDYNYDLLDSIIMEHLWNEGGTLFLEDIDQLSKEGQKKITDILKKLNKNSNVKIIASSELPVEICVSSGKLLRQLRSILDEVRIELMPFKYYTSEINNMISMYLAKLDVRCAIHVVGIKEQGINLLSGYDWPENVRQFMRVINQLALTCNGPYITQAKVKAALKKERDNHKQATLVPVDLSGSLKEIETRIIKHIMIEEEMNQVKVEKRLEIGHSTLWRKLK, encoded by the coding sequence ATGAAAATGAAAATTCTTTTTATAGCACCTTATTTAGGATTAAAAGAACTAGCCCAGTCAGTTTCAGAGGAATATGAGGATATACAGATAGATGTATATCAAGGAAATTATGAAAAAGGACCACAACTTCTAAAAGAATTGAATGCTGATGAAAAATATACTGCACTTATAACAAGGGGTGGTACAGTTGAAGCCTGCAAGAAGGTTACAACTACTCCTATTATTGAAGTTTATATAAATGCTTTTGATATACTAAGGATTTTAAAATTGTCACAAGGATATAATGGAAAGAAAATATTTTTAGCTTATCCAAGCATTGTTAATTCATTTAAACAGCTAAGTGAACTTATGGGATATTCTATAGAGTCAAAGTGTTATTTTGAATATAAAAATATAAGAAGTATAATTGAAGATCTAAAAAAAGAAAATTATGAACTTATAATTGGAGATAATATGGTATACGAGACATCACAAGAACTAGGAATGAACAGCATATTGCTTACTAGTGGAATAGAAAGTGTAAGAAGTGCCTTTGATGAGGCAGTGAGATTATGCAATGCTCTTTTTAAAGATAAGGATCAGATTCTTGAATTTAATAATTATACAGATGATATAAAAATGGAAAAAGATAACATAGATAAATTTGTAAGAATATTCAATGGACATGAAATATCACCTAGTTTTGTAGATACAGTATTTCCACAAACAATTTTTTCTCAAATATCAGAGCTAAGTAATACGTCACTTCCAACTATTATAACTGGTGAAGATGGAATGTGTAAAAGTGATGTTGGATATTTATGCTGCTGCTTTAGCCCTCAAAAAAGAAAAAGTTTAATATGTGTAAGCTGTTATTCGGTGCCAGAAGACTACAACTATGATTTATTAGACAGTATTATCATGGAGCATTTGTGGAATGAAGGCGGAACTTTATTTTTAGAAGATATAGATCAATTATCTAAAGAAGGACAAAAAAAGATAACTGATATTTTGAAGAAGTTAAATAAAAACAGTAATGTTAAAATAATTGCCTCTTCTGAATTGCCTGTAGAAATTTGTGTGAGCAGTGGAAAGCTTCTAAGACAACTTCGTTCAATTTTAGATGAAGTGAGAATAGAACTTATGCCATTTAAATATTATACAAGTGAAATTAATAATATGATAAGCATGTATCTTGCTAAATTGGATGTAAGATGCGCAATCCATGTTGTTGGAATAAAAGAACAAGGAATAAATTTACTATCAGGTTATGATTGGCCAGAAAATGTGAGACAGTTTATGAGAGTAATAAATCAATTAGCACTAACATGTAATGGTCCCTATATTACTCAAGCTAAAGTTAAGGCTGCTCTAAAAAAAGAACGTGATAATCATAAGCAAGCTACTTTGGTACCTGTTGATCTTAGTGGAAGTTTAAAAGAAATCGAAACTCGTATTATAAAACATATAATGATTGAAGAAGAGATGAATCAAGTAAAAGTTGAAAAAAGATTAGAAATTGGACATAGTACATTATGGAGGAAATTAAAATGA
- a CDS encoding ABC transporter permease: protein MEIWSSYILPPPERVFKTFIKMINNGSIFINIYASMKRIIIGFGISIIMGIPLGIIFGMYEKIYEYFKPLLNFLRNTPPLALIPMLILWFGIGEESKIIIIILASIFPIFINTLNGIKNCDIKLIEVGKAFELSKYQIIMKIIIPNAVLNIVIGLRLALGYSFRAIIGAELIAASSGLGYLISDGKEMSRTDVVIVGIIVIGALGIITDYIFSRFVKMVGKGKMVEAYD, encoded by the coding sequence ATGGAAATATGGAGTAGTTACATTTTACCACCACCAGAAAGAGTGTTTAAGACATTTATTAAGATGATAAATAATGGATCAATATTTATTAATATTTATGCTAGTATGAAGAGAATAATAATAGGCTTTGGAATAAGTATAATAATGGGAATTCCCCTGGGGATAATATTTGGAATGTATGAAAAAATTTACGAATATTTTAAACCATTATTAAATTTTTTAAGAAACACTCCACCATTAGCTTTGATTCCAATGCTTATATTATGGTTTGGTATAGGAGAGGAATCCAAAATAATAATTATAATATTAGCGTCAATATTCCCTATATTTATAAACACGTTAAATGGAATAAAGAATTGCGACATTAAATTAATTGAAGTTGGAAAAGCTTTTGAATTATCAAAATATCAAATAATTATGAAAATAATTATTCCTAATGCAGTTCTTAATATAGTTATTGGACTTAGATTAGCCTTAGGATATAGCTTTAGAGCAATTATTGGCGCAGAACTAATTGCTGCATCTTCAGGTCTTGGATATTTAATTTCAGATGGTAAAGAAATGTCTAGAACAGATGTAGTTATAGTTGGAATAATTGTAATTGGTGCTTTAGGTATAATAACAGATTATATATTTTCAAGATTTGTAAAAATGGTGGGTAAAGGAAAGATGGTTGAAGCTTATGATTAA
- a CDS encoding ABC transporter ATP-binding protein has product MINSGYVIKNVSKFYKINNEEHVVFKNISLEISEDDITVILGKSGCGKTTLLRLISGLENTSSGKINFIKENKAYKPKVGLVFQESRLMPWLTVTKNIAFHNKKSYKTNKLLLKLKFKKSDLNNKDSVNVDKYLKMMNLDKFKNSYPNELSGGMAQRVSIARALSFNPDLLLMDEPFSALDYFTRMDMQNEVIKIHECTNKGVIFVTHDIDEAMRIGKKIIIFTSQGDIQEFEINESYNRDLTGSYYGELKNRILNILKE; this is encoded by the coding sequence ATGATTAATTCAGGATATGTAATTAAAAATGTATCTAAATTTTATAAGATTAATAATGAAGAACATGTTGTTTTTAAAAATATTTCATTAGAGATATCGGAAGATGATATAACGGTCATACTCGGGAAAAGTGGATGCGGAAAAACTACACTTCTTAGACTCATTTCTGGACTTGAAAACACCAGTAGTGGCAAAATAAATTTCATAAAAGAGAATAAAGCCTATAAACCAAAAGTTGGACTAGTATTTCAAGAGAGCAGGCTTATGCCTTGGCTTACGGTTACTAAAAATATAGCTTTTCATAATAAAAAGAGTTATAAAACAAACAAGTTGTTATTAAAATTAAAGTTTAAGAAATCTGATTTAAATAATAAAGATAGTGTTAATGTAGATAAATATCTTAAAATGATGAATTTAGATAAATTCAAAAATTCATATCCTAATGAATTATCAGGAGGAATGGCTCAAAGAGTGAGTATTGCAAGAGCACTTTCATTTAATCCAGATTTGTTGCTTATGGATGAACCTTTTTCAGCATTAGATTATTTTACAAGAATGGATATGCAAAATGAAGTTATAAAGATACATGAATGTACTAATAAAGGTGTGATTTTCGTTACTCATGATATTGATGAAGCCATGAGAATTGGTAAGAAAATTATAATTTTTACAAGTCAAGGGGATATTCAAGAGTTTGAGATAAATGAGAGTTATAACAGGGATTTAACAGGCAGTTATTATGGGGAATTAAAAAACCGAATTCTAAATATATTAAAAGAATGA
- a CDS encoding ABC transporter substrate-binding protein, whose amino-acid sequence MTAMVLVVGMLAGCSNKGSSDGSTSTKKEDISEINLTYVKAPLNVPSIIQKQDDLFGKEFSKDNIAVNFHEITSGPDQTQALAAGELDFLHALGGTSAIIAASNGVDLKILNTYSRSPKGFMILTNNDSIKSAADLKGKKVAGPKGTVLHQVLIAALDKAGFTENDVEFINMGIPEATSALAEGSVDAALIAGPTALKAINAGSTVVTTGEGLVDGIIVTAVSTKFAEKHPDIVKRFMNVEKETLKYINDNKDEALEKVSKEVGLTIDQTKEMYSWYDFSMDITDKDMEELEKTQDFLIKNEMQENKVNIKDLIYTQK is encoded by the coding sequence ATGACAGCAATGGTATTAGTAGTAGGAATGCTAGCAGGGTGCTCAAATAAAGGGAGTTCTGATGGAAGTACTTCTACAAAAAAAGAAGATATTTCAGAAATTAATTTAACATATGTAAAAGCACCATTAAATGTACCATCTATTATCCAAAAACAAGATGATTTATTTGGAAAGGAATTTTCAAAGGACAATATAGCAGTTAATTTTCATGAAATAACCTCTGGTCCAGATCAAACACAAGCATTAGCAGCTGGAGAATTAGATTTCTTACATGCACTAGGCGGAACTTCAGCGATAATCGCAGCATCTAATGGGGTGGATTTAAAGATACTCAACACATATAGTAGATCTCCAAAAGGATTTATGATTTTAACAAATAATGATTCAATAAAATCAGCAGCTGATTTAAAAGGTAAAAAAGTTGCAGGCCCTAAGGGAACAGTATTACATCAAGTATTAATTGCAGCACTTGATAAAGCTGGGTTTACTGAAAATGATGTTGAATTTATTAATATGGGAATTCCGGAAGCGACATCAGCGCTTGCAGAGGGAAGTGTTGATGCAGCTTTAATAGCAGGACCTACAGCATTAAAAGCAATAAATGCAGGTAGTACTGTTGTAACTACTGGAGAGGGGTTAGTGGATGGAATTATAGTAACTGCGGTAAGTACTAAATTCGCAGAAAAACATCCTGATATAGTTAAAAGATTTATGAATGTAGAAAAAGAAACACTAAAGTATATTAATGATAACAAGGATGAAGCTTTAGAAAAGGTATCAAAAGAAGTTGGATTAACAATTGATCAAACTAAAGAAATGTATAGCTGGTATGATTTCAGCATGGATATAACAGATAAAGATATGGAAGAACTTGAAAAGACACAAGACTTCTTAATAAAAAATGAAATGCAAGAAAATAAAGTAAATATAAAAGATTTGATATATACTCAAAAATAA
- a CDS encoding histidine kinase, giving the protein MIVKKQAYNISKIVLISIFLNLIEVVFITLFIYYKNKNPYMIEGNFIIYVIAISIGTNSIITGIVFYNLLFKKGSNNLIDIIKDLESFNKTLRTQRHDYLNHIQVIYSLIELEEFDEARNYMEPVYKDIVRISKALKTSEPAVNALLQAKLQMAEKNEIEMELEIKSDLKHLNMEPWEFCRVISNIIDNAIFALKLKPDNRYMLVEFAEDVQNIKINISNNGYTIPKEIIDNIFEEGFTTKGNKGEGMGLAIVKDIVETFHGTVAVTSDEKRTSFEIVIPKKD; this is encoded by the coding sequence ATGATAGTTAAAAAGCAGGCATATAACATATCTAAAATAGTATTAATATCTATATTTTTAAACTTAATAGAGGTTGTGTTTATAACACTATTTATCTACTACAAAAACAAAAATCCTTATATGATTGAGGGGAATTTTATAATTTATGTTATAGCTATAAGTATAGGTACTAATAGCATTATTACAGGAATCGTATTTTATAATCTTTTATTTAAAAAGGGTAGTAATAATTTAATAGATATAATAAAGGATCTTGAGTCATTTAATAAAACTTTAAGAACTCAAAGACATGACTATTTAAACCATATTCAGGTTATTTACTCGCTTATTGAACTTGAGGAATTTGATGAGGCAAGAAACTATATGGAGCCTGTTTATAAAGATATAGTAAGAATTAGTAAAGCTCTAAAAACTTCAGAACCGGCGGTAAATGCACTACTTCAAGCAAAGTTACAAATGGCAGAAAAAAATGAAATAGAGATGGAATTAGAAATAAAAAGTGATTTGAAACATCTTAATATGGAACCATGGGAATTTTGTAGAGTGATAAGTAATATAATAGATAATGCTATATTTGCTTTAAAGCTAAAGCCTGATAATAGGTATATGCTTGTTGAATTTGCAGAAGACGTACAAAATATTAAGATTAATATATCAAATAATGGATATACTATACCTAAAGAAATTATAGATAACATATTTGAAGAGGGATTTACCACTAAGGGAAATAAGGGAGAGGGTATGGGTCTTGCTATAGTTAAGGACATTGTTGAAACATTTCATGGAACAGTTGCAGTTACATCAGATGAGAAAAGGACATCCTTTGAAATAGTTATACCTAAAAAAGATTGA
- a CDS encoding serine protease — MNVFLPDMTVLTVLLLIIGFGLVFLEMHIPGFGVPGAVGAICLIFAVALTAQNFAQALVMALAILAVLGAMLGVVLTFFTKGKLFKPLILSDEQKKEHGYISSSDLDYLLGKKGIAITDLRPAGSVDIDGVKFDVVSDGEYILSGAKVEIFKVSGVKLLVKRVK; from the coding sequence ATGAATGTATTTTTACCAGATATGACAGTTCTAACAGTTTTACTTTTAATTATAGGCTTCGGGTTGGTATTTTTAGAAATGCATATTCCTGGATTTGGAGTTCCAGGAGCTGTAGGGGCTATATGTTTAATATTTGCAGTAGCATTAACAGCTCAAAATTTTGCGCAAGCATTAGTTATGGCATTGGCAATACTGGCCGTGTTAGGTGCTATGCTAGGTGTGGTTTTAACGTTTTTTACAAAAGGAAAATTGTTCAAGCCATTAATACTATCAGATGAACAAAAAAAAGAACATGGGTATATTAGCTCTTCAGATTTAGATTATTTACTAGGAAAAAAGGGAATTGCAATTACGGACTTAAGACCAGCTGGTTCTGTAGATATAGATGGAGTTAAGTTTGATGTGGTTTCTGATGGGGAGTATATTTTAAGTGGCGCTAAGGTTGAAATATTTAAAGTTAGCGGAGTAAAGTTATTAGTTAAAAGGGTTAAGTAG
- a CDS encoding DNA-binding response regulator, which produces MDIKVLIVDDEKGIRTIIEKILNKSGGFEVVGDTDNGEEAIGIFKEHRPEVVFLDVQMPGGSGIDCAKRLTDIDPKTIIIFATAHAEYMSDAFQLYAFDYLIKPFKIERVMQTLDRIKKLNKPNYGDGIDKIIKHEKGLDKLMIKNKEGISFVDTKEIVLVQREESATVIYTKTDSFVTSISLSDIEEKLDNTQFFRSHKSYIINLSLITKIYPYGRWTYVVKLKNTEKDALLTHEKYEEIKKMFSL; this is translated from the coding sequence ATGGATATAAAAGTGCTTATAGTTGATGATGAAAAAGGAATAAGAACCATAATTGAAAAAATATTAAATAAATCTGGTGGTTTTGAGGTTGTGGGAGATACAGATAATGGAGAAGAAGCTATAGGCATATTTAAGGAGCATCGCCCTGAAGTGGTGTTCCTTGATGTCCAAATGCCTGGGGGCAGTGGCATTGATTGTGCTAAAAGGTTAACAGATATAGATCCGAAGACTATAATTATTTTTGCAACAGCTCATGCAGAATATATGTCTGATGCATTCCAGTTATATGCTTTCGATTATTTGATTAAACCATTCAAAATAGAAAGAGTAATGCAAACTTTAGATAGAATAAAAAAGTTAAATAAGCCTAACTATGGAGATGGTATAGATAAGATCATAAAGCATGAAAAAGGTTTGGACAAACTTATGATAAAAAATAAAGAAGGCATAAGCTTTGTGGATACAAAGGAAATAGTGCTAGTACAAAGAGAGGAAAGCGCCACTGTTATATATACAAAAACAGATAGCTTCGTAACATCTATTTCTTTATCTGACATAGAGGAAAAACTGGATAATACTCAATTCTTTAGAAGCCACAAATCATATATTATAAATCTATCATTAATCACGAAAATCTATCCATATGGAAGGTGGACCTACGTGGTCAAACTTAAGAATACAGAAAAAGATGCTCTACTTACACATGAAAAGTATGAAGAAATAAAGAAAATGTTTAGTTTATAA
- a CDS encoding MarR family transcriptional regulator produces MHKEVHIGKKIIILSKRIHRRLDKGTSEYGITGVQSRILGFVYHNSEKRDIFQKDIEEELDIRRSSVTSVIQLMEKNGYIKRISVSKDARLKKIILTEKGTEVQRNVYDFICEFEKSLSDELSEAEMAILISLIDRLSNKIAD; encoded by the coding sequence ATGCATAAAGAAGTACATATTGGAAAAAAAATAATTATACTATCTAAGCGGATTCATAGAAGACTAGATAAGGGTACTTCAGAATACGGTATAACAGGTGTTCAATCTAGAATACTTGGTTTTGTGTACCATAACTCTGAGAAAAGAGATATATTTCAAAAAGATATAGAAGAAGAGCTTGATATTAGGCGTTCTTCAGTAACTAGTGTAATTCAACTAATGGAAAAGAATGGATATATAAAAAGAATAAGTGTTTCTAAAGATGCAAGACTAAAAAAGATAATTCTTACAGAAAAGGGCACAGAAGTTCAAAGAAATGTATATGATTTTATTTGTGAATTTGAGAAATCTTTAAGCGATGAATTAAGTGAGGCAGAAATGGCTATATTAATTTCTTTAATTGATAGACTATCTAATAAAATTGCTGATTAA
- a CDS encoding ABC transporter — translation MIKKLLSYVGEFKKDTILTPVCVALEVVMETIIPLLMAWIIDNGIGKGNIKYVIIVGGIMLILAFLSLTFGALGGKYGAKASTGFARNLRRGMYYNIQNFSFSNIDKYSTAGLITRLTTDVTNVQNAFAMITRMFVRSPLVLISATAMCFYINAKLSLIFLAAIIFLGIILYFIMTTAHPYFMEVFKKYDDLNSDVQENLTAIRTVKAYVREEHEINKFNRASEVLYKLFIKAEKLIIINSPAMQFTVYSCILLLSWLGAKMIVSNSMTTGELMSLFTYTTNILMSLMMMSMAFVMVIMSRSSAERIVEVLNEKSDLTNCENPIYEVKDGSITFNDVHFSYSKNLDNSVLEDINIKINSGETIGIIGGTGSAKSSLVQLISRLYDTTKGSVKVSGIDVRNYDIETLRDEVSMVLQKNVLFSGTIKENLRWGNKDATDEELITACRQAQAEEFIENLPHKYDTYIEQGGTNVSGGQKQRLCIARALLKKPKILILDDSTSAVDTKTDALIRKAFKETIPDTTKIIIAQRISSVEEADRIIVLNDGKIDGFGTHEELLKTNEIYGEVYESQVKGADNNESK, via the coding sequence ATGATAAAAAAATTACTAAGTTATGTAGGAGAGTTTAAAAAAGACACAATTTTAACTCCAGTATGTGTTGCTTTAGAAGTAGTAATGGAGACAATTATTCCACTATTGATGGCATGGATAATTGATAATGGAATAGGTAAAGGAAATATAAAATACGTAATTATTGTTGGAGGCATAATGTTAATCTTAGCATTTTTATCTCTTACCTTTGGAGCACTTGGAGGTAAATATGGAGCTAAGGCATCTACAGGTTTTGCTAGGAATTTAAGAAGAGGAATGTATTATAACATACAAAATTTTTCTTTTTCGAATATAGATAAATATTCTACAGCAGGGCTTATAACAAGGCTTACTACAGATGTAACAAATGTTCAAAATGCCTTCGCAATGATAACAAGAATGTTTGTTAGATCTCCGCTTGTGCTTATATCTGCAACAGCAATGTGCTTTTACATAAATGCAAAATTATCTTTAATATTTTTAGCTGCAATTATCTTTCTAGGAATTATATTGTATTTTATAATGACTACAGCACATCCATATTTTATGGAAGTATTTAAGAAATATGATGATTTAAATAGTGACGTACAGGAAAATTTAACTGCAATTCGTACTGTAAAGGCTTATGTAAGGGAAGAACACGAAATAAACAAATTTAATAGAGCTTCTGAAGTTTTATATAAATTATTTATAAAAGCTGAAAAATTAATTATAATTAATAGTCCTGCAATGCAATTCACAGTTTATAGTTGTATTTTACTTTTATCTTGGCTTGGAGCAAAGATGATAGTCTCAAATTCTATGACAACTGGGGAGCTAATGAGTTTATTTACTTATACAACTAACATATTAATGAGTCTTATGATGATGTCTATGGCATTTGTAATGGTAATTATGTCAAGATCATCAGCTGAAAGAATAGTAGAAGTTTTAAATGAAAAAAGTGATTTAACAAATTGTGAAAATCCAATTTATGAAGTAAAAGATGGATCTATTACATTTAATGATGTTCATTTTTCATATAGCAAAAACTTGGACAATTCAGTTTTAGAAGATATAAACATAAAAATTAATTCTGGTGAAACTATAGGTATTATTGGAGGAACAGGTAGTGCTAAATCTTCTTTAGTTCAACTTATATCAAGACTATATGATACTACAAAAGGAAGTGTTAAAGTTTCTGGAATTGATGTTAGAAACTACGACATAGAAACACTTAGAGATGAAGTTTCAATGGTACTACAAAAGAACGTATTATTTTCTGGAACAATAAAAGAAAATTTAAGATGGGGAAATAAGGATGCCACAGATGAAGAGTTGATTACTGCATGTAGACAAGCTCAAGCAGAGGAATTCATAGAAAATTTACCACATAAATATGATACTTACATTGAACAAGGTGGAACAAATGTATCTGGAGGACAAAAACAAAGATTATGTATTGCAAGAGCGCTTCTTAAAAAACCTAAAATATTAATTTTAGATGATTCTACAAGCGCAGTAGATACAAAAACTGATGCCCTTATTAGAAAGGCATTTAAGGAAACAATACCAGATACTACAAAGATTATAATTGCACAACGTATTTCATCTGTAGAAGAAGCAGATAGAATTATTGTATTAAATGATGGAAAAATAGATGGCTTTGGAACTCACGAAGAGTTACTAAAAACAAATGAAATATATGGTGAAGTTTATGAATCTCAAGTGAAAGGAGCTGATAATAATGAGTCAAAATAA